Sequence from the Curtobacterium sp. MCLR17_007 genome:
CCGGAACCCCGGTGTCGACGTCGGCCGTGACGGCTGCCGCGTCCCGCTGCCGTGGACGCGCGACGGTCAGAGCTTCGGCTTCGGCGAGGGCGGCTCGCACCTGCCGCAGCCGGCGTGGTTCGGTGCGTCCAGCGTCGAGGCCGAGGACACCGACCCGGGATCCACGCTGAACCTGTACCGCAGGGCCCTCGGCCTGCGTGGGCAGCTGCAGTCCGAGGAGCACCTCGAGTGGCTGGAGACCGGTCGGGACGACGTCCTGGCGTTCCGCCGTCCGAACGGGTGGACGAGCGTGACGGTGTTCAGCGACGAGCCCTACGACCTGCCTGCGGGGGAACTCCTGCTCGCCTCGGCGCCGGTGGCAGACGGCGCCCTGACGGGCGTGGGGACGGTCTGGTTGCGCGCGTAGGGACGCGACCAGGTGACGGACGGAAGGCCCGGTGCTGGCAGGCACCGGGCCTCCTGTCCGTCCCGGCGTGGCCGGGTGAGCTCAGACGGGCAGGATCGGCGACGTCGGCACGGAGTCGATGTCCCACGCCGGGATCGGACGCGGCGTGCGCCACCCCGCACGCAGGCCACGGACGGCCTCGTCCCACTCCGTGAGCACGTCGAGTCCGGGTCGGACCAATAGCTGGATCTGGAAGCCCTCGTACAGGGCGAGGAGCTGCGTGGCCGCGCGCTCGGCGGGCACGACGGACGCCTCGACGCCGGCGTCGAAGTCACGGCGCAGGGCGACGGCGAGCTGGGTGACGTAGTCCTCGTAGCGCTTCCGGAACAGCTCGGCGAAGCTCGTGTCGGCACCCGCGATGTTGATGACGCCGGCGAGGACCCGCACCAGGCCCGGGTCGGCGATGTCCTCGGCGAGGGTCATCCGCACGTGGTCGACCGCACACGAGGGCTTCCGCCGTCGGGTCGATCCACGCAGCTGCGTCCAGTAGTCGTACGTCACGAGCAGCAGGGCGTCCCACGAGGGGAACGCCCGCGTCACCACGTCGACCGGCACACCGGCGACCTCGGCGACGACGGCGGCGTCGACGTCCGTGAACGGGTACATGCGGTAGGCGCGGATCGCGGCCCGGGTCAGGCGCTCCGCGATCGTCTGTTCTTCGACGATCGTTCCGTCAGTGAGGGTCTCCACCAGGACATTGCACCGCATCGGGGCGCGCTTGTCCTGACCCAGACCGGGGGTCGTGACCGCTCACTGGGTGGTCGGACGCCCTTCGTCAGGCAGGGCGACCTTCGACCCGCGGGGCTCGACGTTCCGCTGCGGCAGCGGCGGGGCTGGCTCGACCCGTGGCGTCGCGGCGACCCGGGCCCGCGTGAGCTCGGCGCGACCGAGCCAGGTCGTCGTCGCCACCGTCGTCGCGCTCTGCAGCACGCCGAACACGAGGGGCAGCAGGAGCGGGACGAGGCCGTCGGAGGCGAACCCGCCGGCGAGCGCACCGATCCAGGCGGCGAACCACCCCGCCGGGATCCACCGCGTCCGGTCGATCGTCGCGATCGCGGGTTCGACGACCCGCTCCGCCTGCTCGAGCACCGCGTCACGGTCCTCGGGCACGAGGGCCGGCGGCCGGGCGGCGAACTGCGCTCCGATGCGCTCGTCACGACGCCAGCCGCCGGGTCGTGGCGAGAACGGCTGCGCCTGGAGCTTCCGGCTCGTCCGGATGAACGCCGCGGTGAGACACCCCAGCGCCGCGGCGAACGCGACCGCTGCGACCACCCCGGCGGGTCCGGACACACCGGACCACCCCCACAGCAGCTGCGACACGATGACCACCGCGCCGGTGACCGTCGCGACCGTCGCGCACACGACCGTCCGACGGCGGAGCCGTGCCGGGTCGAGGAACTCGCGCCGACGTGCGCGGTACACGCGCCAGCCGATCGCGAACGGGCCGTCACTCATGCGTCCACTCTGCTCCGGAGCAGGCACGTGCGACCGTTCAGCCGACGGTGACCGGCGCGGACGACGGCTTGGTGCGCTGCTGCATCCAGACGAAGAACCCGGTGAGCGTGAACACGCCGTAGAAGACGTACATGAGCCCCGAGGCGTAGTAGCCGGCCGAGAACAGCAGCGGCACCCCGACCAGGTCGACAGCGACCCAGACCAGCCAGAACTCGACCCAGCCCTTCGCCATGCCGTACGTCGCGAGCAGGGACCCGACGAAGATCCACGCGTCGCTCCACACCGGCTCGTAGGACCCGAGGGCACGGAACACGGGGGTGAGCAGCGCGGTGCCGCCGACCAGGGTCAGGACGAGCAGTCCCCGGGTCCGCCAGGAGGCCCAGTGCGGGTCGATCACGGTCGTCGCCGCAGCGGGACGGTGCGTCCACCGGTACCAGCCGTAGACGCTGACGATGACGAACACCACCTGACGGCCCGCCTGGCCCAGCAGGTTGACCGGGTTCGGGGTGTCGAAGAGCGCCCCCATGAACACCGTGAAGAGCAGCACGTTGCCGACGATGCCGACGGGCCACGCCCACACCTTCCGACGCATGCCGCCGAGCGCGCTGAGCAGCCCGAAGACGTTGCCGATCACCTCGCGCCACAGCACGGTCTGGTCACCGATGACGATCTGCGCGTCGAACAACCAGCGCACGATGCCCATCTGGTGCCTCCTCGTTCCGGTGCATCCAACCACGCACCCCCACCCCGCATTCCTGGCGCACCACCGCAAGATCGGGGTACAAACCCGGTCCGCACTGCTGGGGACCGAAATCACCCCCGTTTTGGGTCCATGCAAAAGCATCATCCCCGTTGTCAGCACTTTGGGGGACCGGTAGCGTCGATGACAGGAGCGATCCAGCCCGCCCGAGCCGCCTCTGAGCCTCGGAGCCCGGCGGTCACCCTCGGCACCGGTCAGCCGCGACCCCTGCTCCTGTGGGGCCGACAGACACCGTCCCACCGGCACCCGACCCGAATCACCGTGCCGCTGGCTCGAAGCGCACCCCTGTGCGCGGAACGGAACACCATGCACAAGATCGTCACCGGCACCATCGCCGGCGCCGCCGGCATCGCGCTGCTCCTGGGTGGGGCGGGCACGTTCGCCCTCTGGAACGCGAACGCCTCGACCGCAGCCACCACGGTCAGCTCCGGCACCCTGACGCTGAGCGCCGTGAACGACGGCGTCTGGACCGACATCACCAACGGCCGCTCGACCACGATCGACCCGGCCAAGGTCCTGATGGTCCCGGGCAACAAGTACCAGTTCACGCAGACCCTGAACATCGGGGCGACCGGGCAGGACCTCAAGGCGAACCTGACCTACGCCGACCAGAGCATCACCGGCGACCCGGCACTGCTCGCCGCGACGACGAAGACCCTGTCCGTGACCTCGACGAGTGCCTCGGTCGTCCCGTCGACCACGAACGCGAACACCTTCGTCGTGTCCCCCTCGAGCGCCACCTCGGCCGTGAAGGTCCTCTTCACGATCGAGCTGCCCTCGTCGGCCACGACCGGGCAGAACGGCTCCGTGAACGTCGGAGCGCTCGCCTTCACGCTGACGCAGACCGCGATCGGCTCCTGATCCCCGGCGCGGTCGGTCCCTGATCCGCCGACCGCGCCGGAACCCGTCCGTCCGACCAGTTCACCGGGGGGTGACGAGGATGACCCGCACGACGATCTCCGGACGTCACCGCGCGCCGCGCGTCCGACGTCCGGTGCGGGCCCGTGTGCTCTGGCCCGCGTCCCTCGTCCTCGCACTCGGCGTGGTGGTGTCCCTGCTCGGGACCGGTGGGACCTACGCCCTGTGGAACGCCTCGGCGAGCACGAGGGGCGCGACCGTGAAGTCGGGGACCGCGACGGTCACGGTCAGCCCGCTCTCCGCGATGCGGGCGCCCGCGCTCGGTCCGGGAGCGAGCACGGTGGGGTCGTTCACGGTGAAGAACACGGGGACCGTCCCGCTCTCGATGCGGGTCATGACGACCGCGACCAAGGTCTCCTACGCCGACGCCTCGGACGCCGTGGTGCTCGGCGCCCAGACCCTCAAGCTCGCGAGTGTCGGGTCGGCATCGGCCTGCCGCGCCGGCCTCGGGGGCGCGAGCGGTCCGCTCGCCTCGTTCGACACCGGCAGCGGCTACTACACGCTGCCGGTCGGCGCGAGCGGGGTCGCCTGCGTCGAGATCACGCTGGCACAGGACGCCCCGCAGACGGTCTCGGGCGCCGTCACGGACTTCACCCTCACGGTGACCGGCACGCAGGTCGCACCGTGAACCGCCGTGTCCGCGTGCTCGTCACCCTGCTGCTCAGCGCCGCGCTCGTCGTCGGTGGCTCGAGTGCCGCCTGGGCACTCTGGACGACGAGCGCCGGGGCGACGTCGAGCACCGTCATCGGCAAGCTCGCCGCCTCGATCAGCGGGACCGACCAGATGACGGTGACCTTCTCGGACTCCGTGCGGTCGATGACGAAGCCCGTCACCCTGACGAACACCGGCAACCTGGCCGGCACCACGTCCACGTCCGTCGCTCCCCAGTCGGACAAGCCCGCCGCCCTGGCCGGGGCCGTCGACGTCGTCGCCTGGCCCGTCGGCTCGACCGCCGCGTGCACCGACAGCGCCGCCGTGGGCTCCGGATCGGTCACGGGGACCTGGGCGTCGCTGCCGAGCATGACGTCGACCCTGGCCGCGGGCGCGAGTGCCGTGTGGTGCACGCGGAGCACCCCGCAGGCCTCGGCACCGGCGTCGAGCACCTCGAACGTCGTCATCAGCCTGACGACCACGTGGGGCAGCTGGCGGTCCGCGGTCGTGCAGGGCGGCTTCTACCTCAACACCGCGG
This genomic interval carries:
- a CDS encoding TetR family transcriptional regulator C-terminal domain-containing protein codes for the protein METLTDGTIVEEQTIAERLTRAAIRAYRMYPFTDVDAAVVAEVAGVPVDVVTRAFPSWDALLLVTYDYWTQLRGSTRRRKPSCAVDHVRMTLAEDIADPGLVRVLAGVINIAGADTSFAELFRKRYEDYVTQLAVALRRDFDAGVEASVVPAERAATQLLALYEGFQIQLLVRPGLDVLTEWDEAVRGLRAGWRTPRPIPAWDIDSVPTSPILPV
- the pnuC gene encoding nicotinamide riboside transporter PnuC, with protein sequence MGIVRWLFDAQIVIGDQTVLWREVIGNVFGLLSALGGMRRKVWAWPVGIVGNVLLFTVFMGALFDTPNPVNLLGQAGRQVVFVIVSVYGWYRWTHRPAAATTVIDPHWASWRTRGLLVLTLVGGTALLTPVFRALGSYEPVWSDAWIFVGSLLATYGMAKGWVEFWLVWVAVDLVGVPLLFSAGYYASGLMYVFYGVFTLTGFFVWMQQRTKPSSAPVTVG
- a CDS encoding alternate-type signal peptide domain-containing protein, yielding MHKIVTGTIAGAAGIALLLGGAGTFALWNANASTAATTVSSGTLTLSAVNDGVWTDITNGRSTTIDPAKVLMVPGNKYQFTQTLNIGATGQDLKANLTYADQSITGDPALLAATTKTLSVTSTSASVVPSTTNANTFVVSPSSATSAVKVLFTIELPSSATTGQNGSVNVGALAFTLTQTAIGS
- a CDS encoding TasA family protein — translated: MTRTTISGRHRAPRVRRPVRARVLWPASLVLALGVVVSLLGTGGTYALWNASASTRGATVKSGTATVTVSPLSAMRAPALGPGASTVGSFTVKNTGTVPLSMRVMTTATKVSYADASDAVVLGAQTLKLASVGSASACRAGLGGASGPLASFDTGSGYYTLPVGASGVACVEITLAQDAPQTVSGAVTDFTLTVTGTQVAP